Proteins co-encoded in one Anabas testudineus chromosome 8, fAnaTes1.2, whole genome shotgun sequence genomic window:
- the poldip3 gene encoding polymerase delta-interacting protein 3 isoform X1, giving the protein MADVSLDEVIRQRGINLKASAKRTMFGRGAGGAGKSFDARQKIGANDVRQRLGGGGGGGGGTGFQVKDAREKLGQKDARFKIRGRGGAGGVQDARQMINSRKQGQNQPGVSVQTTQKTAVTHQLQSQTLVPQIKIHTNNNLAGVNTRQFASNVQGLSVRGSTMPQLSVNKRMVDARDRLSLKRSIGGTQTQVAAALPLKITKTIQQRPVGMPGGIRPATQPVSNEHEDTPTKQIKITTANSMLQSRSGTVGSTFSMTAPITKVVKNDAYTAPRPPVPVAPTRPNPARSSAAALQPVSRTLQHSTAETSTTAPTPPQPAFSPLEGTKITVNNLHPRVTEEDIVELFCVCGALKRARLVKVGVAEVVFVRKEDAVSAYRKYNNRCLDGQPMKCNLHIQGNVITSDQPILLRLSDTPGAGSSTKKDGLPPSLSRPASQRSSSQPTPEVDPQTILKALFKSSAQSTSTTEPPSSQATAFRIKI; this is encoded by the exons ATGGCAGACGTTTCTTTGGATGAAGTGATACGACAGCGCGGTATTAATCTTAAAGCATCAGCGAAACG GACCATGTTTGGACGGGGAGCAGGAGGGGCTGGCAAGAGCTTTGATGCCCGGCAGAAGATTGGGGCAAATGACGTCAGACAGCGacttggaggaggaggaggaggaggaggaggaacag GTTTTCAGGTGAAAGATGCAAGAGAAAAGTTGGGTCAGAAAGATGCTCGCTTTAAGATCCGTGGCAGAGGAGGGGCAGGAGGAGTGCAGGATGCTCGTCAGATGATCAACTCGCGCAAACAGGGTCAGAATCAGCCCGGTGTTTCTGTACAGACCACGCAAAAGACAGCAGTGACACACCAGCTACAGAGCCAGACGCTTGTGCCACAGAtaaagatacacacaaacaacaacctCGCTGGTGTTAATACAAGGCAGTTTGCCTCTAATGTACAAGGACTGAGTGTGAGGGGCAGCACAATGCCACAGCTGAGTGTTAATAAGAGAATGGTAGATGCCCGTGATCGACTGAGCCTGAAGAGAAGCATTGGAGGGACACAGACCCAGGTGGCAGCTGCTCTACCCTTGAAAATAACCAAGACCATCCAG CAGCGTCCAGTAGGAATGCCAGGTGGCATACGTCCAGCTACTCAG CCTGTTTCTAATGAGCATGAGGACACCCCCACTAAGCAAATAAAGATCACTACTGCAAACAGTATGCTACAATCCAGG TCTGGTACAGTGGGCTCTACATTCTCCATGACAGCCCCAATCACTAAGGTGGTAAAAAACGACGCTTACACCGCCCCACGTCCTCCTGTCCCTGTGGCTCCCACTCGTCCCAACCCCGCCCGATCCTCAGCTGCGGCCTTACAACCGGTTTCCAGGACCCTCCAGCATAGCACAGCAGAAACTAGCACAACAGCTCCTACACCACCTCAg CCCGCTTTTAGTCCTTTGGAGGGGACCAAAATAACGGTGAATAACCTGCATCCCCGGGTCACTGAGGAAGACATAGTT GAACTGTTCTGCGTGTGCGGTGCCTTGAAGCGGGCGCGGCTGGTGAAGGTGGGTGTGGCCGAAGTGGTGTTTGTCCGTAAGGAGGATGCTGTGAGCGCGTACAGGAAGTACAACAATCGCTGCCTGGACG GCCAACCCATGAAGTGTAACCTTCATATTCAGGGAAATGTCATCACTTCAGATCAGCCCATTCTATT GAGGTTGAGTGATACACCAGGCGCAGGCAGCAGTACAAAGAAAGATGGTCTGCCCCCGTCCTTGTCCCGTCCTGCTAGTCAGCGATCCTCCTCTCAGCCCACACCTGAGGTGGACCCCCAGACCATCCTCAAAGCTCTGTTCAAGTCTTCTGCGCAGTCCACCTCCACCACTGAGCCCCCCAGCTCACAGGCCACTGCCTTTCGCATCAAGATATAG
- the poldip3 gene encoding polymerase delta-interacting protein 3 isoform X2, which yields MADVSLDEVIRQRGINLKASAKRTMFGRGAGGAGKSFDARQKIGANDVRQRLGGGGGGGGGTGFQVKDAREKLGQKDARFKIRGRGGAGGVQDARQMINSRKQGQNQPGVSVQTTQKTAVTHQLQSQTLVPQIKIHTNNNLAGVNTRQFASNVQGLSVRGSTMPQLSVNKRMVDARDRLSLKRSIGGTQTQVAAALPLKITKTIQRPVGMPGGIRPATQPVSNEHEDTPTKQIKITTANSMLQSRSGTVGSTFSMTAPITKVVKNDAYTAPRPPVPVAPTRPNPARSSAAALQPVSRTLQHSTAETSTTAPTPPQPAFSPLEGTKITVNNLHPRVTEEDIVELFCVCGALKRARLVKVGVAEVVFVRKEDAVSAYRKYNNRCLDGQPMKCNLHIQGNVITSDQPILLRLSDTPGAGSSTKKDGLPPSLSRPASQRSSSQPTPEVDPQTILKALFKSSAQSTSTTEPPSSQATAFRIKI from the exons ATGGCAGACGTTTCTTTGGATGAAGTGATACGACAGCGCGGTATTAATCTTAAAGCATCAGCGAAACG GACCATGTTTGGACGGGGAGCAGGAGGGGCTGGCAAGAGCTTTGATGCCCGGCAGAAGATTGGGGCAAATGACGTCAGACAGCGacttggaggaggaggaggaggaggaggaggaacag GTTTTCAGGTGAAAGATGCAAGAGAAAAGTTGGGTCAGAAAGATGCTCGCTTTAAGATCCGTGGCAGAGGAGGGGCAGGAGGAGTGCAGGATGCTCGTCAGATGATCAACTCGCGCAAACAGGGTCAGAATCAGCCCGGTGTTTCTGTACAGACCACGCAAAAGACAGCAGTGACACACCAGCTACAGAGCCAGACGCTTGTGCCACAGAtaaagatacacacaaacaacaacctCGCTGGTGTTAATACAAGGCAGTTTGCCTCTAATGTACAAGGACTGAGTGTGAGGGGCAGCACAATGCCACAGCTGAGTGTTAATAAGAGAATGGTAGATGCCCGTGATCGACTGAGCCTGAAGAGAAGCATTGGAGGGACACAGACCCAGGTGGCAGCTGCTCTACCCTTGAAAATAACCAAGACCATCCAG CGTCCAGTAGGAATGCCAGGTGGCATACGTCCAGCTACTCAG CCTGTTTCTAATGAGCATGAGGACACCCCCACTAAGCAAATAAAGATCACTACTGCAAACAGTATGCTACAATCCAGG TCTGGTACAGTGGGCTCTACATTCTCCATGACAGCCCCAATCACTAAGGTGGTAAAAAACGACGCTTACACCGCCCCACGTCCTCCTGTCCCTGTGGCTCCCACTCGTCCCAACCCCGCCCGATCCTCAGCTGCGGCCTTACAACCGGTTTCCAGGACCCTCCAGCATAGCACAGCAGAAACTAGCACAACAGCTCCTACACCACCTCAg CCCGCTTTTAGTCCTTTGGAGGGGACCAAAATAACGGTGAATAACCTGCATCCCCGGGTCACTGAGGAAGACATAGTT GAACTGTTCTGCGTGTGCGGTGCCTTGAAGCGGGCGCGGCTGGTGAAGGTGGGTGTGGCCGAAGTGGTGTTTGTCCGTAAGGAGGATGCTGTGAGCGCGTACAGGAAGTACAACAATCGCTGCCTGGACG GCCAACCCATGAAGTGTAACCTTCATATTCAGGGAAATGTCATCACTTCAGATCAGCCCATTCTATT GAGGTTGAGTGATACACCAGGCGCAGGCAGCAGTACAAAGAAAGATGGTCTGCCCCCGTCCTTGTCCCGTCCTGCTAGTCAGCGATCCTCCTCTCAGCCCACACCTGAGGTGGACCCCCAGACCATCCTCAAAGCTCTGTTCAAGTCTTCTGCGCAGTCCACCTCCACCACTGAGCCCCCCAGCTCACAGGCCACTGCCTTTCGCATCAAGATATAG